The Daucus carota subsp. sativus chromosome 7, DH1 v3.0, whole genome shotgun sequence genome window below encodes:
- the LOC108193523 gene encoding copper transport protein CCH gives MANVVELKVGLHCDECIKKILKAVKKIEDIETYDVDTQLNKITVSGRVTTEEVMKALQKIGKQSTIWEGASSAQLV, from the exons ATGGCTAAT GTTGTGGAATTGAAGGTGGGTTTGCATTGCGATGAATGCATCAAGAAGATTTTGAAGGCTGTCAAGAAAATTGAAG ATATAGAAACATACGATGTTGATACACAGCTGAACAAGATCACCGTGTCGGGTAGAGTAACAACGGAAGAAGTGATGAAAGCTCTTCAAAAGATTGGGAAGCAATCTACCATATGGGAGGGAGCTTCATCAGCACAGCTTGTCTAA
- the LOC108193522 gene encoding protein EARLY RESPONSIVE TO DEHYDRATION 15 — protein sequence MVMKVASHNTCSFSTLNPNAPMFVPSAYRLVEDFSDQWWSLVESSPWFRDYWLTERFTDPQFLDEIDDLLASDVNVVKDQGDEIQKELISLGMLKWRKPRVATERKICGRKAPKIVNVKVSPRPIQQPR from the exons ATGGTGATGAAAGTAGCTTCACACAACACTTGTTCATTCTCCACGCTCAATCCCAACGCGCCGATGTTCGTGCCGTCGGCGTATCGCCTCGTCGAGGACTTCTCCGATCAGTGGTGGTCTCTCGTGGAGTCCTCCCCTTGGTTCCGCGATTACTGGCTCACTGAACGCTTCACCGATCCGCAATTTCTCGATGAGATCGACGATCTCCTCGCCAGCGATGTCAATGTCGTTAAAG ATCAAGGAGATGAGATTCAGAAGGAGTTGATCTCGCTCGGAATGCTCAAGTGGCGTAAACCGCGTGTGGCGACGGAGAGGAAGATCTGCGGCCGCAAAGCGCCCAAGATCGTGAATGTGAAAGTGAGTCCCAGGCCGATTCAGCAACCGAGGTAG
- the LOC108195157 gene encoding cation/H(+) antiporter 3: MGRMNGWERGVNVGEEDECGLFIKVNSPGWFTLRHSSDYVLSYALPRLLLQLSLIFILTHSLHVLLRRFHLPRIVSKILAGVILGKTVFGHLSGDMQKRLFPEDDALLYSLSRFGFIFYMFMVGVKMDFNMIWKVGRKAVTIGLGASLAPMITAAILWANLAQYFPLYQRSAILTVIRIKIITPFPVVVALLVDLKIMNTEIGRLSLAAALVADLIAEGGLVGLNAYRILEESLSLSMAWLGFIQSFVIITCVLVGTRPWFSRIILRTPEGKPVRQGYLAFIYLAVLFTAFLCTNLGLPDFYIPFLLGLAIPIGPPLGSTLAIKLDTFVSGLLAPLMISSFSLWIDLTDFSDIDFLKTICMITLAGITIKIVFVLGPALLNNLPVRDAITISIIMSAQGIAQAAFYDMNYRNQNIDSETFSLVMMLMALLAAAAHLSVKCLYDYSKIYRGYEKRSILSTLNNSQLKVLVCSQRSDDAMAAMKLLEASSSREAPTQAYALNLVELVGQATPLIINHGVGQKFYSGHTPSRQIINLWKNFEQQYSGLVSVQAFTSVSLPRFMHFDVCSVAFDNSASLIILPFHRKWNQHGKIILENTLQRTVNREVLGTAPCSVGILVDRRKIRTEPSTDQHRQSRYHVAVIFLGENDDREALAYAMRMAKSTRIQLSVIRLVPSEVSEENWDAVLDREMLRETKILSRQQSNIVYREETTSDGGETALIVNSMVDSFDLIMVGRHHREHSPLLAGLSQWNDIPELGAVGDILASAEINRPASVLVVQQQIVK; the protein is encoded by the exons ATGGGGAGGATGAATGGTTGGGAAAGAG GTGTAAACGTTGGCGAAGAAGATGAATGTGGGCTTTTTATCAAAGTGAATTCCCCAGGATGGTTTACATTGAGACACTCAAGTGATTATGTTCTCAGTTATGCATTGCCGCGCCTGCTGCTACAATTATCCTTGATCTTCATCCTCACTCATTCCCTTCATGTACTTCTCAGGCGCTTTCATCTGCCGCGGATTGTTTCTAAAATATTG GCTGGAGTTATACTAGGAAAAACAGTTTTTGGTCATTTGTCCGGAGATATGCAAAAAAGACTTTTTCCAGAGGATGATGCTCTCCTGTACTCATTGTCGagatttggatttattttttacatgttCATGGTTGGAGTGAAGATGGATTTCAACATGATATGGAAAGTTGGAAGAAAGGCGGTAACCATAGGCTTGGGTGCCTCGTTGGCCCCCATGATCACTGCGGCCATACTGTGGGCAAATTTAGCTCAGTATTTTCCCCTATATCAAAGATCAGCGATTTTAACTGTTATCAGAATCAAAATCATCACTCCATTTCCTGTTGTTGTTGCTCTCTTAGTTGATCTAAAGATCATGAATACAGAGATTGGCCGCCTTTCTTTGGCAGCAGCTCTAGTAGCTGATTTGATTGCTGAAGGAGGTCTGGTAGGACTAAATGCTTACAGAATCTTGGAAGAGTCATTGAGTCTATCTATGGCCTGGCTGGGATTCATTCAGTCTTTTGTCATAATTACGTGTGTTTTGGTGGGAACACGGCCATGGTTCTCAAGAATCATCTTAAGGACACCAGAAGGAAAGCCAGTGAGGCAAGGGTACCTTGCATTCATTTATCTGGCAGTTCTTTTTACAGCCTTCCTATGCACCAATTTGGGGCTCCCAGATTTCTATATCCCTTTTCTGCTTGGTTTGGCCATCCCCATCGGTCCTCCTCTGGGTTCGACACTTGCAATCAAGTTGGACACATTTGTATCAGGCTTGTTGGCTCCATTGATGATAAGCAGTTTCTCACTATGGATTGATTTAACAGACTTTTCTGATATCGACTTTTTGAAAACTATATGTATGATCACCTTGGCAGGCATTACTATTAAAATTGTCTTTGTTTTAGGACCAGCATTACTAAACAATCTGCCTGTAAGAGATGCTATTACTATCAGCATAATCATGAGTGCCCAAGGAATAGCTCAAGCTGCATTCTACGATATGAACTACAGGAACCAG AATATAGACAGTGAAACCTTTTCCTTGGTAATGATGTTGATGGCCTTACTAGCAGCCGCTGCACATCTCTCTGTGAAATGCCTTTATGATTACTCAAAAATATATAGAGGCTATGAAAAAAGAAGCATTTTAAGCACTCTGAACAATTCCCAGCTCAAAGTATTGGTCTGCTCCCAGAGATCTGATGATGCCATGGCAGCTATGAAGCTTTTAGAAGCTTCAAGTTCCAGAGAAGCTCCCACACAGGCCTATGCGCTTAACCTGGTGGAACTTGTTGGCCAGGCCACGCCACTCATAATCAATCACGGAGTGGGTCAAAAGTTTTACTCTGGACACACTCCTTCGCgacaaataattaatctctGGAAAAATTTTGAACAACAGTATTCTGGATTGGTTTCCGTCCAGGCCTTCACTTCAGTGTCACTTCCAAGATTCATGCATTTCGACGTTTGTTCTGTCGCCTTTGACAATTCAGCATCACTAATCATACTCCCCTTTCATCGGAAATGGAATCAGCATGGCAAGATTATACTGGAAAACACTCTGCAGAGGACAGTAAACCGGGAGGTACTGGGAACAGCTCCTTGTTCTGTAGGTATTCTAGTGGATCGTCGTAAAATACGCACTGAACCTTCTACTGACCAAcacagacaatcaagatatcatGTTGCAGtcatatttttgggagaaaatgaCGATAGGGAGGCTTTGGCCTATGCCATGCGTATGGCAAAGTCGACGAGAATTCAGTTGAGTGTCATTAGGCTTGTTCCCTCTGAAGTGAGTGAAGAGAACTGGGACGCGGTTCTTGATAGAGAAATGTTAAGGGAGACAAAGATATTGAGCAGGCAACAGAGCAATATTGTTTATAGAGAAGAGACTACTAGTGATGGCGGAGAGACTGCTCTGATAGTGAATTCAATGGTGGATTCCTTTGATTTGATAATGGTTGGGAGACACCATAGAGAGCATTCACCGCTCTTAGCGGGTCTGTCGCAATGGAATGATATACCAGAGCTGGGGGCAGTAGGTGACATTTTGGCATCTGCGGAAATTAACAGACCAGCTTCAGTCTTGGTGGTGCAGCAACAAATTGTCAAGTGA
- the LOC108194157 gene encoding laccase-12 — MEAMSSIATLLHSFFLLSCLFFLANAIPKTHHHDFVVQSTPVKRLCNTQNAITVNGQYPGPTLEINNGDTLVVKVINRARYNVTIHWHGVRQMRTAWADGPEFVTQCPIRPGESYTYRFTVQGQEGTLWWHAHSSWLRATVYGALIIHPREGDSYPFQKPKRETPLLLGEWWDANPIDVVREATRTGGGPNISDAYTINGQPGDLYNCSSKETVIVPVDSGETNLLRVVNSALNQQLFFSIANHKMTVVGADASYVKPFTTNTLMLGPGQTTDVLITADQTPSRYYIAARAYASAQNVPFDNTTTTAILEYKSAPCPAKGTSIRPVLPSLPAFNDTATATKFSTSFRSPRKVEVPTTIDESLFFTVGLGVNTCPSGANANTCQAPNRTRFTASMNNVSFVLPSNFSLLQAHHQGVPGVFTTDFPAAPPVKFDYTGNVSRSLWQPIPGTKVYKLKYGSKVQVVIQGTSISTAENHPIHLHGYDFYILAEGFGNYNPKTDTSKFNLVDPPLRNTVSLPVKGWAVIRFVADNPGVWLMHCHLDVHITWGLAMAFLVENGVGELESLEPPPADLPVC; from the exons ATGGAGGCTATGAGCAGCATTGCCACTCTATTGCACTCTTTCTTCTTGCTTAGCTGCTTGTTCTTCTTGGCCAACGCCATCCCCAAAACTCACCACCATGACTTCGTC GTTCAATCAACTCCAGTGAAGAGGCTGTGCAATACTCAGAACGCCATAACGGTGAATGGCCAATATCCAGGGCCAACCTTAGAGATAAACAACGGTGATACTCTTGTGGTGAAGGTTATCAATAGAGCTCGATATAATGTAACCATTCACTG GCATGGGGTTCGGCAAATGAGGACTGCATGGGCTGATGGACCTGAATTTGTCACACAATGCCCGATCAGACCAGGGGAGAGTTACACGTATCGGTTCACGGTGCAAGGGCAAGAAGGTACACTTTGGTGGCATGCACACAGTTCTTGGCTTAGAGCCACTGTGTATGGAGCTCTGATTATTCATCCAAGGGAAGGAGATTCCTACCCGTTCCAAAAGCCAAAGCGCGAAACGCCCTTGCTTCTTG GTGAATGGTGGGATGCAAACCCGATCGACGTTGTCAGAGAAGCTACTAGAACAGGAGGAGGTCCCAACATCTCCGATGCATATACCATAAATGGCCAGCCTGGTGATCTCTATAATTGCTCCAGTAAAG AAACTGTGATCGTTCCAGTGGATTCGGGTGAAACGAACCTTCTGCGAGTCGTCAACTCTGCACTAAACCAACAGCTCTTCTTTTCTATAGCCAACCACAAGATGACTGTTGTTGGTGCTGACGCGTCCTATGTTAAGCCCTTCACTACCAACACACTCATGCTCGGACCAGGTCAGACAACCGACGTGTTAATAACAGCTGATCAAACACCTTCTCGGTATTACATAGCAGCACGAGCCTACGCCAGTGCCCAAAATGTACCTTTTGACAACACGACCACCACCGCCATTCTTGAATACAAAAGTGCACCTTGTCCAGCAAAAGGAACCTCCATTAGGCCGGTCCTCCCTTCTCTACCCGCGTTTAATGACACGGCCACAGCAACAAAATTCTCTACCAGCTTCAGAAGCCCCAGAAAAGTTGAAGTACCAACAACTATAGATGAAAGCCTTTTCTTCACAGTTGGTTTAGGCGTCAATACATGCCCCTCAGGTGCCAACGCTAACACGTGTCAAGCTCCAAACCGGACTCGTTTCACAGCTAGTATGAACAATGTTTCATTTGTACTCCCATCAAACTTCTCTTTACTACAAGCACATCATCAAGGAGTTCCAGGCGTTTTCACTACTGATTTTCCAGCAGCTCCTCCAGTGAAATTCGATTACACTGGTAACGTGAGCCGTTCGTTATGGCAACCAATACCGGGGACTAAAGTATACAAGCTGAAGTACGGATCAAAGGTCCAAGTAGTGATACAAGGCACAAGTATATCCACAGCTGAAAACCATCCTATTCATCTCCACGGATACGACTTTTACATACTTGCAGAGGGATTTGGAAACTACAATCCTAAAACTGATACATCCAAATTCAATCTGGTTGATCCACCCCTTCGTAATACAGTTAGTCTACCAGTCAAAGGATGGGCTGTCATTAGATTTGTTGCTGACAATCCTG GAGTTTGGCTTATGCATTGTCACCTGGATGTTCACATCACTTGGGGTTTAGCCATGGCTTTTCTTGTCGAAAATGGAGTTGGTGAATTAGAATCTCTGGAACCTCCCCCTGCAGATTTGCCGGTGTGCTAA
- the LOC108195236 gene encoding ferritin-2, chloroplastic, with amino-acid sequence MILGAATPALSLLNFGTRLSHLDSSAKQHKGSVVACSASKHASNKALTGFVFEPFQRVNKELMLLPTAPHLSLARHNYSDDSESVINDQINVEYNLSYVYHAMFVYFDRDNVALKGFARYFKESSAEERDQAEQFMEYQNKCGGKVKLQSIIMPLTEFDHAEKGDALYAMELALSLQKLANEKLQHLHKVAVKNKDAQMADFVQNRYLRHQVKVIKRVSEYVAQLRRVGKGHGVWHFDKMLLNEGGAA; translated from the exons ATGATTCTCGGAGCTGCAACTCCGGCTTTATCTTTGCTAAACTTTGGTACCAGACTCAGTCACCTTGATTCCTCGGCGAAACAACATAAGGGGTCAGTAGTGGCTTGCTCAGCTTCAAAGCATGCGAGCAATAAGGCCTTGACAGGGTTTGTTTTTGAACCATTTCAACGAGTTAACAAGGAGCTCATGCTTCTTCCGACGGCTCCTCATCTTTCTCTGGCTCGCCACAACTACTCTGATGACTCCGAGTCTGTCATCAACGATCAGATCAA tgttgaatacaatctttctTATGTGTATCATGCCATGTTTGTTTACTTTGATCGAGACAATGTTGCCCTGAAAGGTTTTGCCAG atattttaaagaatccaGTGCCGAAGAGAGAGATCAAGCTGAACAGTTCATGGAGTATCAG AATAAATGTGGGGGGAAAGTGAAGTTACAGTCTATCATAATGCCACTAACTGAGTTTGATCATGCAGAAAAGGGAGATGCACTATATG CAATGGAGCTCGCATTGTCCTTGCAGAAACTAGCCAACGAAAAACTTCAACATCTGCACAAG GTGGCAGTTAAGAACAAGGACGCCCAAATGGCTGATTTTGTGCAAAATCGTTATCTGAGGCACCAG GTGAAAGTTATCAAGAGGGTCtcggaatatgttgcacagctAAGAAGAGTGGGCAAAGGACATG GTGTTTGGCATTTTGATAAGATGCTCCTCAATGAAGGAGGTGCTGCTTGA